AACCTTTGAGGGACGGACCTTTCGTGTTTCAGGGAGGACTGGTACTATCGGATTAATTTTGTGAATAGAGTAACATTTTAAAAATATTTATAAATATACTATTGATTTTATTAATATACATCCATATAATAGGACCTAATTTAAATTTATTATGTGTGGTGAATGTTTGTGAATGTTGGAATTGTAGGTAGTACAGGTTATGGAGGGGTAGAGCTGTATCGGTTGTTATCGAAGCACCCCCATGTGCATGAATGCATTTTGTATTCATCTTCTTTAGAAGGCACGCCTTATGTGGATCAGTACCCCCATCTGGCCGGTCTGTCACAGGAAATGGTGAAGCCGATCGTGATCGGGGAAATGCAGGAGCTTGATTTTGTCTTTTTGGCCGTACCGTCAGGCGTATCAAAAGAGTTGTCGCCGAAACTCGTCGGAAAGAAGGCGAAGGTGATTGACCTGTCCGGAGACCTCCGCTTAAAGGATCCGTCACAATATGAAGAATGGTATAAAGGAGAATCTGCACCGGAGGATATTCTGAATGAAGCGGTATACGGTTTGACCGAAATGAACCGGAATGCGGTCAAAGAGGCGAAGTTGATTGCCAATCCCGGGTGTTTTCCGACGGCGACCCTTCTCGGCTTAGCCCCATTGCTCCATCACGGGCTGATTGATCCCGGGTCGATCATCATCGATGCGAAAACGGGATTATCAGGGGCCGGAAGGAAGGCAAGCCTTGCCAGTCATTTTTCAGAAACGCAGGAAAATCTGCGAATCTATAAAGTTCATGAACATCAGCACATCCCGGAAATTGAACAGCAATTGAAGGAATGGAATGTAGAGACGGGACCGATTTCGTTTACGACACACCTTATTCCGATGACCCGGGGCATTATGGCGACGATGTATGCACAGTTGACGGATGACATCGCAACCGGAGCGCTGCATGACATCTACAGTGAATTTTATCATCATCAGCCATTCATCAGAGTGCGTCCGTCAGGTCAATTCCCGGGTACAAAGGAAGTGTTCGGCACTAACTTCTGTGATCTGTCGGTCAAGGCAGATCCGCGGACGAACCGGGTCACGGTCGTCGCGGTCATCGATAATCTGATCAAAGGGGCGGCAGGTCAGGCTGTCCAGAATATGAACGTGATGTTAGGGATCGACGAAACGACCGGCTTGCATCATGATCCAATCTATCCGTAAGAGGGGGAGAATCTATGAAACTAGTTAAAGGGCAAGCGGTCCAACAAATCAAGGGAGGAACGATTCTGACGCCTCGCGGATACAAGGCAGGCGGGATGCATATCGGTCTCCGGTACGCAAAGAAAGATTTCGGGGTCGTTTACAGTGAGAAACCGGCGCAGTGCGGGGCCGTGTATACACAGAGTCACTTTCAGGCAGCGCCGCTGAAGGTCACCCAGGAAAGCATCTCTGCATCAGGACAGCTGCAGGCGATCGTCGTGAACAGCGCCATCGCAAACGCTTGTACAGGAGAGCAGGGCTTAAAGGATGCCTATCAGACAAGGGAGTGGATCGCAGAGCGCTTCCAGATCGCAGAAGATCATGTAGCCGTTGCTTCCACAGGGGTCATCGGTGAGTGGCTTCAGATGGAAAAGATGGAGCAGGGCTGCCGGGAGATCGAGGTCGAGAGCGGTCAACAAGGCGCAGATGCGTTCCATCAAGCCATCCTGACGACAGATACGGTTGAAAAATCATCCTGCTATCAAGTGGAAATCGACGGAGAAACCGTCACGATCGGTGGATGTGCCAAGGGATCCGGGATGATCCATCCGAATATGGCGACGATGCTCGGCTTCATTACAACCGACGCGCATATCGATTCTGCCACGCTTCAACAAGCTCTTCATGCATCGATCAATCAATCATTCAATCAAATCACTGTAGACGGAGAAACGTCCACCAATGATATGGTCATTGTCATGGCAAACGGAATGGCAGGGAATGATCTCCTTCATGAGCATCATCCGGACTGGCTGCAGTTTCAACAAGGTTTGAACGCCGTTTGTGAGGACCTTGCGAAACAGATCGCACGTGACGGGGAAGGGGCAACGAAGCTGGTGGAAGTGAATGTCACCGGCGCCCATACCGATCAGGATGCCAATATCCTCTCAAAGAAAGTGGTAGGATCCAATTTAGTGAAGACGGCCATCTACGGCTGTGACCCGAACTGGGGGAGGATTGTGGGTGCCATGGGGCACAGCGACGTCACGATCGCGCCCCAGTTCTGTGACATCTATATCGGTGATACCCTCGTATTCTCAAAAGGGACGCCGCAGGCATTCAATGAGGAAGCTGTCAGCAATTATATGCAGGCTGAGAAGGTCGTCATAGATATCCTGTTGAACGATGGGGACGGAAAAGGAAAAGCATGGGGGTGTGACCTAACGTATGATTATGTCAAAATCAACGCCAGTTACCGGACGTAAGCCTGCAATTGTCGTCAAATTAGGGGGCAGCGTCCTCTCCAAGCTGACTGATTCCTTCTTCAGGAGCATGAAGGAGCTGCAACAGCAGTTTGAGGTGATCATCGTCCACGGCGGCGGGCCCCATATTTCATATATGCTTGCCAATCTCGATATTGAATCCACTTTTATAAACGGACAAAGAAAAACAACCAGGGATGTTTTCGGGGTTGCAGAACAGGTGTTGAAAGGAAAGGTGAACGGTGATCTGACCCACCGGCTGAATATGGCGGGACTGGACGCGGTCGGGCTTTCGGGATACGACGCCGGACTGCTGAAGGCATCCTTCATCGATGAGGAGACGCTCGGGTATGTCGGCAAGGTTGAAGAAGTCAATCAACTACTGCTGCACACCCTGCTTTCCCAGAACTATCTGCCGGTGATTGCGCCGCTCGCGACAACAACCGATGGGGAAAAACTCAATGTCAACGCCGATCTTGCAGCCTCTGCCGTAGCAGAAGCGATCCAGGCAGAAAAGCTTGTGTTTGTCACCGATGTTCCCGGTATTTTAAAAGACGGGGAGCTTGTTTCACGTGTAACAAAGGATGCGATCCTTCATTATATAGAAGCCGGCGTGATCTACGGCGGAATGATCCCGAAAGTTCAGGCGGCATTATCTGCTCTCGATGGGAATTTGAATGAAGTAATGATCGTCGGCTGTCAGGATGCATTCATCCAGGACGGGGAAATGGTAGGAACACGAATTACAGAAGGAAAAGAGGAGGTTGGGGCGGTATGAGTCATGTATTTCCGACATACAATCGATTGGGCATTGAATTGGTTTCAGGACAAGGCACGAAGGTTCAAGATCAACACGGGAAGTCATATTTGGATTTCATTTCAGGGATCGCCGTCTGTAATTTAGGCCACGTCCCGACAGTCGTGAAGGAAGCAGTCGAAGAGCAGCTTGGGAAGTTGTGGCATGTATCGAATCTGTTTCCGATTACGAAGCAGGAGGAGGTCGCGACCCTTCTTGCGTCCGCTACCGGCCTTGACGCGGTGTTCTTTTGCAACAGTGGGGCAGAGGCGAATGAAGCGGCGATCAAGCTGGCGAGAAAGCACACAGGGAAATCGAAAATCCTTACGTTCAAGCAATCCTTTCATGGCCGGACATTTGCAACAATGAGCGCGACCGGTCAGGAGAAGATCCACAGCGGGTTCGGTCCGCTGCTTGAGACATTTGAATACCTTCCATTCAACGATGAAACCGCCCTTTCCCACATCGTAGAAAAAGACACGGCGGCGATCATGGTAGAGGTGATCCAGGGCGAAGGCGGCGTGAATCCGGGAACCCTCACCTTTTTAAAGGCGGTGGAAGAAAAGTGCCGGGAGCTTGGTGCTTTACTTATCATCGATGAAGTCCAAACGGGCATCGGGCGTACAGGAAAGCCGTTTGCTTACCAGCATTTCGATCTCGATCCGGATATTGTCACTGCAGCCAAAGGATTGGGGAGCGGATTTCCGGTAGGGGCCATGATCGGGAAGAAAGAACTCATCCCTTCATTTTCGCCAGGTACACACGGGTCGACATTCGGAGGGAATCCATTGGCGATGGCCGCTGCGAAGGCGACGGTTGAAACGATTTTCGACGGGAGCTTCGAGAAGGAAGTGCAGCAGAAATCAACGTACTTCATCAACAAGTTGAAAAAAGAGCTGCAGGAATACCCAATCGTCCAAGAAGTGAAAGGAATCGGCTTCATGATCGGTATCCTGTTCGACCAGGAAGTGAAT
The nucleotide sequence above comes from Bacillus sp. KH172YL63. Encoded proteins:
- a CDS encoding acetylornithine transaminase; this encodes MSHVFPTYNRLGIELVSGQGTKVQDQHGKSYLDFISGIAVCNLGHVPTVVKEAVEEQLGKLWHVSNLFPITKQEEVATLLASATGLDAVFFCNSGAEANEAAIKLARKHTGKSKILTFKQSFHGRTFATMSATGQEKIHSGFGPLLETFEYLPFNDETALSHIVEKDTAAIMVEVIQGEGGVNPGTLTFLKAVEEKCRELGALLIIDEVQTGIGRTGKPFAYQHFDLDPDIVTAAKGLGSGFPVGAMIGKKELIPSFSPGTHGSTFGGNPLAMAAAKATVETIFDGSFEKEVQQKSTYFINKLKKELQEYPIVQEVKGIGFMIGILFDQEVNDIIYELRQNGLLTLPAGTHVIRLLPPLTVTNDELDQAVKIVANTVKELQAASVS
- the argB gene encoding acetylglutamate kinase; translation: MIMSKSTPVTGRKPAIVVKLGGSVLSKLTDSFFRSMKELQQQFEVIIVHGGGPHISYMLANLDIESTFINGQRKTTRDVFGVAEQVLKGKVNGDLTHRLNMAGLDAVGLSGYDAGLLKASFIDEETLGYVGKVEEVNQLLLHTLLSQNYLPVIAPLATTTDGEKLNVNADLAASAVAEAIQAEKLVFVTDVPGILKDGELVSRVTKDAILHYIEAGVIYGGMIPKVQAALSALDGNLNEVMIVGCQDAFIQDGEMVGTRITEGKEEVGAV
- the argJ gene encoding bifunctional ornithine acetyltransferase/N-acetylglutamate synthase — translated: MKLVKGQAVQQIKGGTILTPRGYKAGGMHIGLRYAKKDFGVVYSEKPAQCGAVYTQSHFQAAPLKVTQESISASGQLQAIVVNSAIANACTGEQGLKDAYQTREWIAERFQIAEDHVAVASTGVIGEWLQMEKMEQGCREIEVESGQQGADAFHQAILTTDTVEKSSCYQVEIDGETVTIGGCAKGSGMIHPNMATMLGFITTDAHIDSATLQQALHASINQSFNQITVDGETSTNDMVIVMANGMAGNDLLHEHHPDWLQFQQGLNAVCEDLAKQIARDGEGATKLVEVNVTGAHTDQDANILSKKVVGSNLVKTAIYGCDPNWGRIVGAMGHSDVTIAPQFCDIYIGDTLVFSKGTPQAFNEEAVSNYMQAEKVVIDILLNDGDGKGKAWGCDLTYDYVKINASYRT
- the argC gene encoding N-acetyl-gamma-glutamyl-phosphate reductase, with the protein product MNVGIVGSTGYGGVELYRLLSKHPHVHECILYSSSLEGTPYVDQYPHLAGLSQEMVKPIVIGEMQELDFVFLAVPSGVSKELSPKLVGKKAKVIDLSGDLRLKDPSQYEEWYKGESAPEDILNEAVYGLTEMNRNAVKEAKLIANPGCFPTATLLGLAPLLHHGLIDPGSIIIDAKTGLSGAGRKASLASHFSETQENLRIYKVHEHQHIPEIEQQLKEWNVETGPISFTTHLIPMTRGIMATMYAQLTDDIATGALHDIYSEFYHHQPFIRVRPSGQFPGTKEVFGTNFCDLSVKADPRTNRVTVVAVIDNLIKGAAGQAVQNMNVMLGIDETTGLHHDPIYP